Below is a window of Leifsonia sp. NPDC080035 DNA.
GCGCCGTCCGCGAAGCGCCCGCGCAGGGTGTTGGCGACAGCGTCCGGCTCCTCGGCGATCTCCTTGGCCATGAACGACGACCAGCCGCCCTTCTCGGCGGCGGAGGCGTCCCACGCGACCTCGAACGGCTCCACCTCGACGGCGGCGCCGTCGAAGTCGGTGACCGTGACGGAGTCGGGGGTGATGGTGACGATCTGGTCCTGGCCGATCGCGAGCGCGCGGTGCGTGTGCTCGACGAATGCGGCGACGTCCGAGCCGAGGAAGTTCTCGCCGTCGCCCAGGCCGATCACCAGGGGCGAGTTGCGGCGGGCGCCAACGACGACGTGCGGCTGGTCCTGGTGCAGGGCGAGCAGCGTGAACGCGCCTTCCAGGCGGGAGACGACGCGCTGGAACGCCTCGCTCAGGTCACCGGTGGCGCGGTACTCGCGGCCGAGCAGCACGGCGGCGACCTCGGTGTCGGTCTCCGACTCGAAGGCGAATCCGTCGGCGAGGAGCTCGTCCTTCAGAGTCGCGAAGTTCTCGATGATGCCGTTGTGGATGACCGCGAGCCGGCCCTCGTCGCCGAGGTGCGGGTGCGCGTTGCGGTCGGTCGGGCCACCGTGGGTCGCCCAGCGGGTGTGGCCGATGCCGGTGCCGCCGTTCGGGATGCCGTTCTCGGCGAGCTCGTCGGTCAGCGCCGAGAGCTTGCCAGCCTTCTTGGCCGTGCCGAGGCTGCCATCAGGACCGATCACGGCGACGCCGGCCGAGTCGTAACCCCGGTACTCCAGGCGCTTCAGGCCGCCGAGAAGCACCTCGAGGCTCTTGTCGGTACCGACGTACCCCACGATTCCACACATGCACCCGATTGTAACGTGGGGCGAACTGGGAGTTTGCGCCGTGGGCCGTGTCGACGCCGAGGGCAACCACGTGTCCCGCACCCTAGACTTGTCGCCTATGGCTGTGAACGGCGCCGCCCGCGGCGGATCCTCAGGCAACGGCGATTCGACGACCCCGTTCGTGGAGCTGAACCGCTCGGACTGGGCGGAGCTGGCACGGAACACCCGCCTCCCGCTGCAGGAGACCGAGATCGTGCAGCTGCGCGGCCTCGGCGACCCGCTCGACATGCGCGAGGTCGAGCAGGTCTACCTGCCGCTCAGCCGTCTCCTCAACCTGTACGTCGGCGGCGCCAAGCAGCTGCACCGGGTGACGAGCGACTTCCTCGGGGAGCGCGCGGAGCGCACCCCGTTCGTGATCGGCGTCGCCGGGTCGGTGGCGGTGGGCAAGTCCACCATCGCGCGCCTGCTCCGCGAGCTCCTCTCGCGCTGGGACGACACCCCGCGCGTGGAGCTGATCACCACCGACGGCTTCCTGCTGCCGAACGCCGAGCTCGAGCGCCGCGGCCTCATGGAGCGCAAGGGCTTCCCCGAGTCGTACGACCGGCGTGCGCTGCTGCGGTTCGTGACGTCGGTGAAGAGCGGGGCGCCGGAGGTGCGGGCGCCGTTCTACTCGCACCTCAGCTACGACATCGTGCCGGACGCCGAGATCGTAGTCCGCCAGCCGGACGTCCTCATCGTGGAGGGCCTGAACGTGCTGCAGCCCGCCGGCGGCGGCAACCGTCTCGCCGTCAGCGACCTGTTCGACTTCAGCGTCTACGTCGACGCCCGCACCCGGGACATCGCGCACTGGTACGAGGAGCGGTTCCTCAAGCTGCAACGCGGCGCATTCGCGAACCCGAAGTCG
It encodes the following:
- the coaA gene encoding type I pantothenate kinase, with amino-acid sequence MAVNGAARGGSSGNGDSTTPFVELNRSDWAELARNTRLPLQETEIVQLRGLGDPLDMREVEQVYLPLSRLLNLYVGGAKQLHRVTSDFLGERAERTPFVIGVAGSVAVGKSTIARLLRELLSRWDDTPRVELITTDGFLLPNAELERRGLMERKGFPESYDRRALLRFVTSVKSGAPEVRAPFYSHLSYDIVPDAEIVVRQPDVLIVEGLNVLQPAGGGNRLAVSDLFDFSVYVDARTRDIAHWYEERFLKLQRGAFANPKSYFHRYADLTEEEARSRAASIWARINEPNLVQNIRPTRSRAKLVLRKDADHTVSSVLLRKL